GCGAAGGACGAGAGGAAAAAGTCCCACCCAAAGGGAGGTGGCCACGACAGACGCCAGAGGAGAGAGGTAGTGCAGGGAGCCGGGCAGACCGATGAAATCGATGCCGGGCCCCTCTAAGGCCAGCAGGAGTCCCACCAGAAAATAGCAGGGCCAAAGAGGAAGCCGATAGAGGGAAATGGCGAGTCCCACTCCGGAAGCGAGGAAGGCACAGAGAGCCACCGCCTGGACAAGGACGTTGCCGGACCAGAGGCTCGCCACGGAAAGGACGAAAACGAGTCCCAAATCGCGCAGATAATCATATTGCTCCGCGCTGAGGTGCCTTTTCAGCCCCTTTTCGGCAAAGAAACAGACCAGAAAGAGCAGGACGGCCAAAACCAAACCGGTCCTATAGGCATCGAATGCCATCGACTATCGGCAACCTCCTCGTCGTTGAACGATTGCGTTCGCTCCTTTGACGGTTATTGTACCATGTCTCAGTCATGATAACCGCCTGAAGGGTCATGAAGAGGCCGGTTCCAGACGGGTGACTCCCCTCATGTAGGGGACGAGAACGTCGGGGAGATCGACGGAACCGTCCTCCCGCTGATAATTTTCCAGGACGGCGATGAGACAGCGGCCTATGGCAATGCCCGAGCCGTTCAAGGTGTGGACGAAACGTGGTCGCCCTCCGCCTTCGGGGCGATAGCGGGCGTTCATGCGTCTAGCCTGGAAATCGCCGCAGTTGCTGCAGGAGCTGATTTCACGGTATTTCTCCTGCGAGGGGATCCAGACCTCGATGTCATACGTTTTCGCGGCCCCGAACCCCATGTCCCCCGTGGAAAGACAGACGACGCGGTAGGGTATCTCCAGTAGCTGAAGCACCTTCTCCGCACAGGCCGTCAAATGCTCCAGTTCCTCGTAGCTTTTTTCCGGGTGGCAGATCTTGACCATTTCGACCTTGTCGAACTGGTGCTGCCTCAGAATGCCCCGCACATCGCGGCCGTGGGCTCCCGCCTCGCGCCGGAAGCAGGCCGTGTAGGCCGCGTAGTAGAGAGGAAGCTGACTCTCCTCAAGGATCTCATCGGCATGGAGGTTTGTCAGAGGGACTTCGGCCGTCGGGATGAGCCAGAGGTCGTCGTCGGCACAGCGATACAGGTCTTCGGCGAACTTGGGAAGCTGCCCCGTGCCGGCCATCGCACGAGAATTGACGAGAAAGGGGGGGAGCACCTCCTTGAATCCATGCTCTCCCGTGTGGAGATCGAGCATGAAGTTCATCAAAGCCCGCTCAAGACGGGCGCCCAGCCCCAGAAGAACGGTGAAGCGGCTCTCGGCGATCTTGACGCCCCGCTCGAAGTCGAGGATCCCGAGGGCTTCGCCGAGATCCCAGTGCGGCTTGGGCTCGAAGGGAAAGGAACGGGGCGTTCCCCAACGGCGGACTTCGACATTGGCTTCCTCGTCGGCACCGACAGGAACCGATTCGTGGGGAACGTTGGGAAGGGCCATGATCAGCTCCCTTTGCGATTCCTCGACGGAAGCGACTTCCTGGTCCAGACCCTTGATGCGCGTAGATATGTCCCGAACGGCGGCCTTGTGTGCCTCCACATCCTCGCCACGGCTCTGGGCCTCGCCGATGCTCTTCGACTCCTGGTTCCGGCGGGTCTTGAGCTCCTCCACTTCGGTGAGGAGGCGGCGTCGTCTCTCGTCAAGGAGGATCAGATCGTCGAGGGGAAACGTCGTCCCTCTGTTTTCAAGCATCTGGCGGACAGAATCGGGGTTCTCTCGAACCCAGCGGATATCGAGCATTCCAGCCTAGGCCTCCTCCGTGGTGCCCGCTCTGATGTTGCGCAGCAGATCGGCCATCTCCAGGGCGGCCAGGGCGGCCTCCGCCCCCTTGTTGCCGGCCTTGCTCCCGGCACGCAGAAGGGCCTGCTCCAGACTGTCGCAGGTGAGGACGCCGAAGGCGACGGGGACGCGCTGTTCCAGACCGATATGGGCGATGCCCTTCGCGACCTCAGCCGAAACGTAGTCGAAATGCGGCGTATCGCCGCGAATGACGGCGCCGATGGCGACGATGGCATCGTAGCGCCCCGTGAGTGCCATCTCCTTGGCGACGAGAGGGATCTCCCAGGCACCGGGAACCCAGCAGACATCGATGTCCTGATGACGCACACCATGACGGGCGAGAACATCCTTGACGCCTTCGAGAAGGCGCGACGAAATAAGGTCGTTGAAACGGGAGGCGACGACGACAAAGCGCAGCCCCGTTCCGATCAACTTTCCTTGAAATATTTTCATTTCATTGTCTCCTTTCGGAATGAAAAAGCGGACCTCTCAGCCGATCAGGTCCTTGAGGTGGATCATATGGCCCATTTTTTCCCTTTTCGTGTCGAGGTAGCGTTCGTTGTAGGGATTGGCCTCAATCTCGAGAGGAACGCGGTCGACGATGTCGATGCCGTACCCCGCGAGGCCGATGACCTTTCTGGGATTGTTGGTGAGAAGACGGACGTGGCGTAATCCCAGATCGGCCATGATCTGAGCCCCGACGCCGTAGTCGCGGAGATCGGGGGCGAAGCCCAGGGCGACGTTGGCCTCGACGGTGTCGAGGCCCTTTTCCTGAAGTTCGTAGGCCTTCAGCTTGGGAAGAAGCCCTATGCCTCGTCCCTCCTGACGCATGTAGATCAGCACGCCTCGCCCTTCCGTTTCGATGCTCTTCATGGCCCGATGGAGCTGAGGGCCGCAGTCGCAGCGAAGAGAGCCGAAGACGTCGCCTGTGAGGCACTCCGAGTGAACCCGGACGAGAACGGGCTCCTCGCCGCCGATGTCGCCCTTGACGAGGGCCATGTGAAGATAGTCGCCGGCCTCGTCGAGGATGAAACGGTAGGCGTGGGCGACGAAAGTGCCGTACTCCGTCGGGAGCTGGACGGTCGAAACGCGTTCGACGAGACGGTCCTGGCGGTGGCGGTAACGGATCAGATCGGCGATGGAGATGATCTTGAGCCCATGCGTTTCGACGAAGCGGGCCAAGTCGTTGAGGCGGGCCATGGTGCCGTCTTCGTTCATCACTTCGCAGATGACGCCGGCCGGACGAAGGCCGGCGAGACGTGCCAGGTCGACGGCGGCCTCGGTGTGCCCGGCCCTCTTGAGAACGCCGCCCTTCCTGGCGATGAGAGGAAAGATATGGCCGGGGCGGCGGAAATCTTTCGGTTTCGATGTCGGATCGGAGAGAAGGCGGGCTGTCAGGGCGCGCTCCGCCGCCGAGATGCCCGTCGTCGTCCCCTCCGAGGCATCGACGGAGACGGTGAAAGCCGTACAGTGGCGGTCCGTGTTGTCGTCGACCATGAGACAGAGACCGAGGCGACGGGCCTGATCTTCGGCGAGAGGAGCGCAGACGAGACCTCGGGCATGCGTCGCCATGAAGTTGATCGATTCGGCCGTCGCCTTTTCCGCGGCCATGAGAAGATCTCCCTCGTTCTCCCGATCCTCGTCGTCGACGACGACGATCATTTTCCCCTGTCGGATGTCCTCCAGGGCCGATTCGATCGTGCTGAAGAGATCTTGCTCCATCTGTTCGGACAATTGGAATCCCTCCCAAGGCTCTTTAAGATAGCCAGCCCAACTCGCGTAGAGCCTCTTCCGTCAGAGGGACCGGGGCCTGGCTCTCTTCCGCCCCGCTCCTGACGCCAAGCATGCGCCGCACGTATTTGGCTAAAACGTCGGTCTCTATGTTCACCTTATGGCCCTCGGCGAGATCGGCCAAAGTCGTCTCTTTTTGCGTCGTCGGGATGAGACCGACGGAAAACCCCCCTGTGTCGACGTCGATGACGGTGAGGCTCACTCCGTCGACGGCCACGGAGCCCTTGGGGATGACCTCCACGAGGGGCCGCTCTTCGAGATCCACCCAAAGGCGGGCGGAAAAGAGGCCGGCACGGTCCACGCGTCGCACCGTGCCGACGGAATCGACGTGTCCCTGGACGATGTGACCGTCAAGACGGGCCTGAAGGGAAAGAGCCCTCTCCAGATTGAGGCGGGCTCCAGGCCGCAGAGCGCCCAGTCGGGTCCGCTGCACCGTCTCGGCCATCATCTCCACGAAAAAACGCGTTTTCCCCTCCTCCACGACGGTGAGGCAAGCGCCGCTGACCGCCACGGACTGGCCGAAGCGAAGGTGCGGGGCCATCCCGGGAGCCTCGATTTCCAGTAAGGTCATACCCGTCCGGGGACGGGAGGAGACGAGACGCCCCACTTCCTCGATCAGGCCGGTAAACATGGCATCGCCTCCAGCCAGAGATCTCCGTCGACCTGCCTTATTGTAGCAGCCCTGAGCGCGATGGCCTCCCCCATATGGCGGAGTCTCAGATTGCCCGTGAAGGGAATGCCCCGTCCCAGGAATTTGGGCGCCAGGAAGAGAGACACTTCGTCGACGAGCCGCTCTTCGATGAAAGATTGAATCACGGAGGCCCCTCCCTCGACGAGCAGGCGCAGAACGCCGCGACGGACAAGCAGGCTAAGAAGCTCGTCGAGGCGGAAACGCCCCTCCGGGGCATCGAGGAGAACGACCTCGGCCCCGGCCTTTCGAAGGGTCTCGGCCCGCTTCGGATCGCTCTCGGCGGTTCCGACGACGAGGCAACGGCCGTCTCCGATGACCTTGGCGCAAGCGGGAGTCCGCAACCGACTGTCGAGAACGACGCGCAGAGGCGATTGTCCGGAGACGAGACGAACGGTCAGTTCCGGGTCGTCCTTGAGGACCGTACCGATGCCGACGAGAATGGCGTCGTTCTCCCCGCGAAGAAGGTGGGCCTTGCTTCGAGAAAGGGCGCCACTGATCCAGCGACTCTCTCCGTCACCCAGGGCAATGGCGCCATCGAGGCTCAAAGCGGCCTTGACCGTCACCCAGGGACGCCCACCCGTAAGGGCTTTGACGAACCCCCTGTTGACGTGGAGGCATTCCTCTTCGAGAACGCCGAGCACCACGTCGATTCCGGCCTTCCGGAGAATTTCGATTCCCCCTCCGTCGACACAGGGATTGGGATCTCTCATTCCGACGACGACGCGGCCCACGCCGGCCTCGACGAGACGGGGCGCGCAGGGTGGCGTTTTGCCGAAATGGCAGCAGGGCTCCAGGTTGACGACGGCCGTCGCCCCCCGCGCCCGCTCTCCGGCCCGCTCCAGGGCCTTGACCTCGGCGTGCGGTCCACCGAAGCGGCGATGATAGCCCCAGCCAAGAACGCGCTCTTCTTTTTCGTCGAAGATCACGCAACCGACGCGTGGATTGGGACTCGTCCATCCCGTGCCTCTCTCGGCCAGGCTGAGAGCCATCCTCATGTAATGCGTGTAGAGCTCCATCTGACGGGTCACACCTTTTCCTCCCTCAATGTCTCAACAATTCTGCGGGCCGTCTCCGGGCCGATGCCCGTCAGGAGCGTCAATTCGTCAGGCTCCAGCGAAGCGATCTTCTGAACGCTCCCGAAATGGATCAGGAGCAGGGCCGCCCGTTTTTTCCCCACCCCCGGTACATCCTCCAGAACGGAGCGGCGGAGCCGACTGTCACGACCTCGACGGTGGCTGGCGACGGCGAAGCGATGAGACTCATCGCGGACTCTCTGCAAAAGCTGAAGGGCAGGATCGCTGAGAGGCAGCTCAAGAGGCTCTTTCCGCCCCGGCAGGAAGAGCTGTTCTTCCCTTTTGGCCAAAGAGACGATAGGCAATTCCTCCAGCCCCAAAGCAGCCAGAGCTCCCGCGGCGAACTCGAGCTGCAGGGGACCTCCGTCGATGAGGACAAGCTGGGGGAGAGGTTCCTCCCCCTCGAGGCATCGGCGATAGCGACGGCCGACGACCTCCTCGAGGGCTCGGAAATCATCGACGCCTTCCACCGATTTTACGGCAAAACGGCGATAGAGGGAGGGATTGGGCAATCCCTGTTCGAAAACGACGGCGACGCCGTACATTTCTTTGCCGGAGAAGTGGGAGATGTCGAAACCGTCGATGCGCCAGGGGATCGTCGGCAGACCCAGCAGTTCCTGAAGGCGGAGGAGAAGGGTCCACGTCTCCCGGTCCAGATCGTGACTCAGCGTCGACGAAAGCCGCTGACGGGACAGACGCCAAAGGGAGCGGATCGTATCTCTCAGTCGTGCCGCCTCCTCGAAGGCCAGTCCCGAGGCGGCGCGATCCATGCGGAGCCGAAGGCGCTCGACGAGATCGGCGGCGTTGCCCTGAAGGAGAAGGAGGACATCGGCCACGCGTTCGCCGTACTCGGCCTCACTCGTCAGGCCCGCGCAGGCTCCGCCGCAGCGGCCCAGGGCGTGCCGGACGCAGGGACGTTCCTGACGAGGTCCGGAGAGATCGGTCTTGCAGGTTCTCAGGGGAAAATGACGTTCGATCAGTCGCAGAAGGCGGCGCAAATCGCCGACTCGCGTAAAGGGACCTACGTAGCGCCCTCCATCGTCGCTTCTGTGGCGGGTGATTTCGAGGCGGGGAAACGGCTCGTCGGTGATCTTGAGGAAGGGATACCGTTCGCCCATTTTGAGTTCGACGTTGAAAAAAGGCTGATACTTCTTGATCAGTCTCGACTCGACGATAAGCGCCTCCGCCTCGCTCTCGGTACGGATATAGGAGAGATCTCGGGCCGATTCGACGAGCTTGCGTAGGCGAGGCGAGGCGAACCCCTCGTGACGGAAATAAGAGGCGACCCGCTTGCGCAACGATTTGGCCTTGCCCACATAGAGAACCGTGCCCTCTCCGTCGTGAAAAAGGTAGACGCCGGGGCGAAGGGGCAGTTTTCTCACTTTCTCTTGCAGCGGGTGCGTCAACGTCGATCACCTTTCCCGGAAATCGGCCCATTTCCAACGGGCCTCCGATGCTATAGGATATCATAGCCTGTGATTATCCTCGTTCTTCCCCACGACGCAGAGCAAGACGGGCGACGGTCACACATCAGGTCTCATCCCAGGAAGGGGGAGCATCAATCCATGGCGCTCAGCCTGTACAACGATCTGACGAGGCAGAAGGAACCCTTCGTCCCCATCCGCCGGGGCGAGGTCACCTTTTATGTCTGTGGACCCACGGTCTACGACTATTTCCATATCGGCAACGCCCGGCCCTTCATCCTCTTCGACGTCCTCCGCCGCTACCTCGAGCAGAGCGGCTACCGCGTCATCTACGTCCAGAACTTCACCGACATCGACGACAAGATGATCAATCGAGCCAAAGATATGGGCCTTTCCGTCGACGAGCTGGCCGAGCGTTTCATCGCCGCCTATCGGGAAGACGCCGACGCCCTCGGCATCCGTCGTCCCACCTACAGCCCCAGAGCGACCCACCATATCGACGACATTATCGCCCTTGTCCGAAGCCTCGTCGAGAAAGGGCATGCCTATGCCGTCGACGGAGACGTCTACTTCGACGTGGCCAGTTTCTCCGCCTATGGGAAACTTTCCCAACAGAGCCTCGACGACCTTCAGGCGGGAGCCCGAGTCGACGTCGACGAACGGAAAAAACACCCTCTCGACTTCGCCCTCTGGAAGGCCGAAAAGCCGGGCGAACCCGCCTGGGAAAGTCCCTGGGGACGGGGGCGCCCCGGTTGGCACATCGAGTGCAGCGCCATGTCCACGGCCATGCTGGGCCCCACGATCGATATCCACGCCGGCGGCAGCGACCTCGTCTTTCCCCACCACGAGAACGAGATTGCCCAGGCCGAGGCCGCTACGGGCAAACCTTTTGTCCGTTATTGGATTCACAACGGATATCTCATGATCGATCAGGAAAAGATGTCCAAGTCCTTGGGCAACTTCCTCACGGCCCGGGCCGCCAGGGAGAAGTATCCGCCCCTGGCCATCCGCCTTTTCATGCTCGGTGCCCACTACCGCTCGCCCATCAGCTTCTCCGAAGAGGGCCTTCTGCAGGCCAAAAGCGCCGTCGAGCGACTCAACAACTGCTCCCGCCGCCTCGACGAGGCACTGAGAGGGGCCACTTCGCCCGATCCCTCTCCCCTCGCCGCCGAGATATCCCAGTTCCGTGCGACTTTCATGGAACAAATGGACGACGATTTCAACACCGCCGGTGCCTTGGGCGCCCTTTTCGAGGCCGTCCGGGCCGTCAACAGTCACATTCAGGACCGAAAATTTCCCTCCCGAGAGGGACTTGAGGCTGCCCGCCGCTTTTTCGACGAAGCCGAGGCCGTTCTCGGCGTCGTCGATCCCGTCGACACCAGCGGAGACCCCGACAAAGAGCGCATCGAAGGCCTCATCGCCGAGCGCCGTCAGGCCCGGGAAAACCGCGACTTCGCCAGGGCCGACGCCATTCGCGACGGACTCGCGGAAGAAGGGATCGTCCTCGAAGACGGACCTCAAGGAACACGTTGGAAACGCCAGGACGGATAGCAGGATAGAAAGAGGGGGTCCCTCGACGAGGGACCCCCTCTTTCTATCCTGCTATCAAAACTTCCCCAACTGTTTTTCGAGATGCTCCGTCAAAGCGGCCTCGATCTCTCCCTGATAGAGCGAAAGCCGCATGCGCCCCAACTCGCCGTCGCCTCCACCCAGAGAAAAGAGGATATCGGAGAAGATGGAGACGAACTCTTCATTCAGAAGCGAACCTCGAGTCGATCGAGAGAAAAAGGGGCGGCTGTGCTTCTGAAGACAGCTTCGGAAATGACGGTCTCCGACGACGCAGATATTCATCTCCACCGACTGGAGACATTGTCTGAAGGGGCGCAGAATCTCGCGGGAACCTCGCCTGTCTTCTTCGTCGGGCTCTTTCTCCTCGCGACGCAGAAGGCAATCCCCCAGGAGGACGCGGACCATCGCCTCCAGCCTGGAGGCGATGGCGGTCAGTTCGGTGATCATCACACTTCCGGTTCCAGACTCGTAAGAAAATCGAGAAGCGTCCGGGCGCCGAACCCCGTGGCCCCTTTGGAGTAATAACCGAAAGGCTCCTTATAGGTATCGACGCCGGCTATATCGAGATGAGCCCAGCGAATGCCTTCGTCGACGAAAGCCTCGAGGAACATGGCGGCCGTCAGCGCTCCTCCTTCACGGCCTCCCGAATTGACCAGGTCGGCCACAGGCGACTCGAGCTTTTTGCGCAGACGTTCATCGTCCATGGGCAATCGCCAGAAGCGCTCCCCCGAGCGGCGCGAAGCGCCGAGAAGCTCTTCGGCCAGAGAGTCGTCGTTGGAGAGAAGTCCCGCCGTGTAAGGGCCGAGAGCGATGGCACAGGCTCCCGTAAGGGTGGCGATGTCGACGACGATCGACGGCTTGAGCTCACAGGCGAAGGCCAGAACGTCGGCCAGAGTGAGGCGCCCTTCGGCGTCGGTGTTGTCGATCTCGACGGTCTTTCCCTTGCGGCCACGGACGATGTCGTCGGGACGGTAAGAGTAGCTGTCGACGGCATTCTCGGCGGCGCCGATGAGGCCGTGCACCTCTACGGGAGGGCGGAGGCGGGCCAGGCTCCGGAAAACGCCGAGAACGACGGAGGCCCCCGTCTTGTCGCCCTTCATGGTCCTCATATGTTCTCCCGGCTTGAGGTTGAGGCCGCCCGTATCGAAGGTGATGCCCTTCCCGACGAGAGCCACCTTGCCCAAAGCCTCCCCCTCGGGGCGATAGACGAGATGGATCAGCCGAGGAGGCGTCTTGGAACCGCCGCCCACGGCCAGAAGAAGGCCCATATTCATCTCGGCCAGCTCTTTCTCGTCGTAGATGCGGCACTCGAAGCCGCCCTGGTCGGCCACCTCCCTGGCCCTGTCGGCCAGAGTCAGGGGATTGATGACGTTGCCGGGCTCGTTGGCAAGGTCGCGGGCAAACATCTGGCTGCAGGCCATGAGAGAACCTTTTTCAATGGCCTCTTCGTCTCCGCCCGATATGTAGACGGTTTCGACGGAACCCCGTTCCTCATCGGGAACCTCGCGATAGCGATCGAAACGGTAGCCGCCCAGATGGGCTCCCTCGGCCAGAGCCAGGGAAAGAGGTCCATCGACGTCATGTCCCGTCCAGATCTGGAGATCGGAGGCCCCGGCAGCCGAGGCGGCCTTGACGAGGAGAGCCGCCCCCTCGCGGAAGACATCGTTGTTTCCCTTCTTCTCCGAGCCGAGGCCGACGACGAAAACTCTCGAAGGGCTGCCGCCGGGGCAGGCCCGGAAAAGACAGGCCCCCTTCTTGAACGTGAAGCGCTCCAGCTCGACTTGGCCGACAAGGCCCGGGCAGAGAGAGGCAAACGAGTCGAGAAGCTCCTTCTCCTCCTCGAAGAGGAGGAGCCCCAGAGCAGAGGACTTGAGGCGTTGCTCTTCCTTCAATGCAGCGAGAACTTTCATGGTCCTTACACCTCCGAAATGAGAACCTCTTCGAGCGCCATCCTAGGCCGAAGAGAGCCGGGGGCAACGGCCAATCTATCGGCTCATGGCCTTCGCCCGCCTGAGAACATCGTAGCGACCGTCATCGGCCTCGACGAAACCGTCGATGGAGAGTTTTTTCATGGCCTCACCGTAAGCACCGGCTCCGGGCGTCATCTGCAGAAAGACGTCGCCCACGCGCCGCGCCTGAGAAACATCCATGGAGGCGGGAACGGCGAGGGCATCTTTGGGAATTTCGTCGGTGCGGGCCACGATGTCGAGGCGGCCCAGGTCCATCGATCGGGCCGCTCCATCCCAGGCATCGGTATAGGTGGCCCCGCCGTCGACACTCCCCTCCCAGACGGCGCCGATGACGCGGTCGTGACTCCCGAGAAAGAGAACTTCGCCGAAGAAGCGGTCGGGATCGTACCCCTTCTCTTTGAGCATCAGCCGAGGATAGAGGTACCCCGATCCGCTCTTGGGATCGACGAAGGCGAAACGTTTGCCCCTCAGCTGGCCCAGCTCCCGCAGACCGCTTCCCTTGCTCGTGATGATGAGTCCCTGATAGGAGGGACGTCCCTTGACGCGGGGAATGGCCAGGGGACGCAGGGGATATTTCTCGGCGGCATCGACGTAGGCGAGAGGGCTGAACCAGCCCAGATCGACAATACCCTGGGCCAGCATTTTCCCCAGGCTCTCGTAATCGGGAGAGACGAAAAGGCGCATCCTCCGGCCCAGGCGCCGAGCCGCCTCTTCGAGGAGAGGGCCGTAGTCGTCGCGGATCTTCTGCGGATCGGCAAAGGGCGTCAGCCCCACCCAGAACTCCTCCGCCGGGCGTCGAGCCGCCACCCCGCTCTGCAAAGCGAAAAGATCGTCCGTCACCTTCCTCACGGAAGAGGAGAACTCCCGAGCCATGGCCGTCTCGGCCTCGAGACTGCTGCCCAGAGTCTCCACGACGGAGAGGACCGATTGGGTCCCTTCCTGGAGGGTCTCGGCCTCATGGGCAAGCCCCTCCATGGAAGAACGTCCTTTGTCGAGAACGCCGATGAGACGGGAAAAGGATTCGCTGAAGCGCAAAACGCCGTCGCCGGCCCGCCGGGCGCGTCCCAAGGCCTCCTGAGTCTCCTCCCGTCCCGAGGAAAGAGAGCGCTCCGTCTCGCCGAGGCCTTCGACGACGGAACGAATGCGCTCCCCCATCGTCTGAAGAGCTCCGGAGATGGAACGGGCCGTCTCCTGCGTCGACTGGGCCAACTTGCCCACCTCCTGGGCCACGACGTTGAAACCCCGACCGGCCTCTCCGGCCCGAGCGGCCTCGATGGCGGCGTTGAGAGCCAGAAGCTGCGTCTGCTTGGCGATGCGATCGATACGGTCCAGGAAGGCCTTCACCTCGGCCGTCGAATCGAGAAGGCCACCCGTCATGCGGGCCTGTGTCTCGGAAAGAACGGCCAGCCCCCGAAGCGTCGTCTCCAGCTTCTCCATGGCCTGCACGGTATCGAGAACATCCTGCCGCGCCTCGGCTTCGGCGGCTTCCGACGTCGTTTTGATTGCGCCCATTTCGACGAAGGCCTCGGAAAGGACGGAAAAGCCCTCGATGATTTTCGAGACACCCCGCGCGTAGCGATCGAGGCCGGAGCGGGTCGATTCGGCGCTGGAGCGGAGCTCCTCCGCGGCTTTTCCCTGACGCCGCCCGATCCAGAACATCTGCTGGAATCTCTGCGAAAGAGACTCGACGGAACCGAGGACGGCGTCATCTGAAGAGAAGGCCTTCTTCTCCACGTTCATGGACCAACAGCTCCTTCCTGCACGCCAAACGGGATGATCTTCTCACCATTATACTATTGAATGGAAATTTTACAATGTCAAAATTTATTAAAAATTCATAGAAGCAGGAGAGGATCGTCCCCGGGGACGATCCTCTTTGGGAATTTCTCGATATTGTGTTAGATTTCATGAGATTGAAGGACGGCGTTTCGCAAAGCGTGAACGCACTCTCACTTGCCCCACAGGGCCGCCTTCGAGCGGGAAAGGAGCTCATCGTGTCGAGGAAACGGAAGGGGTTCACCCTTGTGGAGATTCTCATCGTCGTCATCGTCATCGGTCTTTTGGCCG
The DNA window shown above is from Aminithiophilus ramosus and carries:
- the serS gene encoding serine--tRNA ligase: MLDIRWVRENPDSVRQMLENRGTTFPLDDLILLDERRRRLLTEVEELKTRRNQESKSIGEAQSRGEDVEAHKAAVRDISTRIKGLDQEVASVEESQRELIMALPNVPHESVPVGADEEANVEVRRWGTPRSFPFEPKPHWDLGEALGILDFERGVKIAESRFTVLLGLGARLERALMNFMLDLHTGEHGFKEVLPPFLVNSRAMAGTGQLPKFAEDLYRCADDDLWLIPTAEVPLTNLHADEILEESQLPLYYAAYTACFRREAGAHGRDVRGILRQHQFDKVEMVKICHPEKSYEELEHLTACAEKVLQLLEIPYRVVCLSTGDMGFGAAKTYDIEVWIPSQEKYREISSCSNCGDFQARRMNARYRPEGGGRPRFVHTLNGSGIAIGRCLIAVLENYQREDGSVDLPDVLVPYMRGVTRLEPASS
- the ribH gene encoding 6,7-dimethyl-8-ribityllumazine synthase; its protein translation is MKIFQGKLIGTGLRFVVVASRFNDLISSRLLEGVKDVLARHGVRHQDIDVCWVPGAWEIPLVAKEMALTGRYDAIVAIGAVIRGDTPHFDYVSAEVAKGIAHIGLEQRVPVAFGVLTCDSLEQALLRAGSKAGNKGAEAALAALEMADLLRNIRAGTTEEA
- a CDS encoding bifunctional 3,4-dihydroxy-2-butanone-4-phosphate synthase/GTP cyclohydrolase II, whose amino-acid sequence is MEQDLFSTIESALEDIRQGKMIVVVDDEDRENEGDLLMAAEKATAESINFMATHARGLVCAPLAEDQARRLGLCLMVDDNTDRHCTAFTVSVDASEGTTTGISAAERALTARLLSDPTSKPKDFRRPGHIFPLIARKGGVLKRAGHTEAAVDLARLAGLRPAGVICEVMNEDGTMARLNDLARFVETHGLKIISIADLIRYRHRQDRLVERVSTVQLPTEYGTFVAHAYRFILDEAGDYLHMALVKGDIGGEEPVLVRVHSECLTGDVFGSLRCDCGPQLHRAMKSIETEGRGVLIYMRQEGRGIGLLPKLKAYELQEKGLDTVEANVALGFAPDLRDYGVGAQIMADLGLRHVRLLTNNPRKVIGLAGYGIDIVDRVPLEIEANPYNERYLDTKREKMGHMIHLKDLIG
- a CDS encoding riboflavin synthase, translated to MTLLEIEAPGMAPHLRFGQSVAVSGACLTVVEEGKTRFFVEMMAETVQRTRLGALRPGARLNLERALSLQARLDGHIVQGHVDSVGTVRRVDRAGLFSARLWVDLEERPLVEVIPKGSVAVDGVSLTVIDVDTGGFSVGLIPTTQKETTLADLAEGHKVNIETDVLAKYVRRMLGVRSGAEESQAPVPLTEEALRELGWLS
- the ribD gene encoding bifunctional diaminohydroxyphosphoribosylaminopyrimidine deaminase/5-amino-6-(5-phosphoribosylamino)uracil reductase RibD, which encodes MTRQMELYTHYMRMALSLAERGTGWTSPNPRVGCVIFDEKEERVLGWGYHRRFGGPHAEVKALERAGERARGATAVVNLEPCCHFGKTPPCAPRLVEAGVGRVVVGMRDPNPCVDGGGIEILRKAGIDVVLGVLEEECLHVNRGFVKALTGGRPWVTVKAALSLDGAIALGDGESRWISGALSRSKAHLLRGENDAILVGIGTVLKDDPELTVRLVSGQSPLRVVLDSRLRTPACAKVIGDGRCLVVGTAESDPKRAETLRKAGAEVVLLDAPEGRFRLDELLSLLVRRGVLRLLVEGGASVIQSFIEERLVDEVSLFLAPKFLGRGIPFTGNLRLRHMGEAIALRAATIRQVDGDLWLEAMPCLPA
- a CDS encoding excinuclease ABC subunit UvrC; the protein is MRKLPLRPGVYLFHDGEGTVLYVGKAKSLRKRVASYFRHEGFASPRLRKLVESARDLSYIRTESEAEALIVESRLIKKYQPFFNVELKMGERYPFLKITDEPFPRLEITRHRSDDGGRYVGPFTRVGDLRRLLRLIERHFPLRTCKTDLSGPRQERPCVRHALGRCGGACAGLTSEAEYGERVADVLLLLQGNAADLVERLRLRMDRAASGLAFEEAARLRDTIRSLWRLSRQRLSSTLSHDLDRETWTLLLRLQELLGLPTIPWRIDGFDISHFSGKEMYGVAVVFEQGLPNPSLYRRFAVKSVEGVDDFRALEEVVGRRYRRCLEGEEPLPQLVLIDGGPLQLEFAAGALAALGLEELPIVSLAKREEQLFLPGRKEPLELPLSDPALQLLQRVRDESHRFAVASHRRGRDSRLRRSVLEDVPGVGKKRAALLLIHFGSVQKIASLEPDELTLLTGIGPETARRIVETLREEKV
- the cysS gene encoding cysteine--tRNA ligase; the protein is MALSLYNDLTRQKEPFVPIRRGEVTFYVCGPTVYDYFHIGNARPFILFDVLRRYLEQSGYRVIYVQNFTDIDDKMINRAKDMGLSVDELAERFIAAYREDADALGIRRPTYSPRATHHIDDIIALVRSLVEKGHAYAVDGDVYFDVASFSAYGKLSQQSLDDLQAGARVDVDERKKHPLDFALWKAEKPGEPAWESPWGRGRPGWHIECSAMSTAMLGPTIDIHAGGSDLVFPHHENEIAQAEAATGKPFVRYWIHNGYLMIDQEKMSKSLGNFLTARAAREKYPPLAIRLFMLGAHYRSPISFSEEGLLQAKSAVERLNNCSRRLDEALRGATSPDPSPLAAEISQFRATFMEQMDDDFNTAGALGALFEAVRAVNSHIQDRKFPSREGLEAARRFFDEAEAVLGVVDPVDTSGDPDKERIEGLIAERRQARENRDFARADAIRDGLAEEGIVLEDGPQGTRWKRQDG
- a CDS encoding leucyl aminopeptidase, translating into MKVLAALKEEQRLKSSALGLLLFEEEKELLDSFASLCPGLVGQVELERFTFKKGACLFRACPGGSPSRVFVVGLGSEKKGNNDVFREGAALLVKAASAAGASDLQIWTGHDVDGPLSLALAEGAHLGGYRFDRYREVPDEERGSVETVYISGGDEEAIEKGSLMACSQMFARDLANEPGNVINPLTLADRAREVADQGGFECRIYDEKELAEMNMGLLLAVGGGSKTPPRLIHLVYRPEGEALGKVALVGKGITFDTGGLNLKPGEHMRTMKGDKTGASVVLGVFRSLARLRPPVEVHGLIGAAENAVDSYSYRPDDIVRGRKGKTVEIDNTDAEGRLTLADVLAFACELKPSIVVDIATLTGACAIALGPYTAGLLSNDDSLAEELLGASRRSGERFWRLPMDDERLRKKLESPVADLVNSGGREGGALTAAMFLEAFVDEGIRWAHLDIAGVDTYKEPFGYYSKGATGFGARTLLDFLTSLEPEV